The Janthinobacterium lividum genome has a window encoding:
- the dusB gene encoding tRNA dihydrouridine synthase DusB → MQIGPYILRNNVFVAPMAGVTDRPFRQLCKQLGAGYAVSEMAASNPRLWATEKSARRTDHEGEMEPKAVQIAGADPQDLADCAKFNVDRGAQIIDINMGCPVKKVCNSWCGSALLQNESLVEKILHAVVNAVDVPVTLKFRTGWNRENKNALKIARIAEQAGIQMLTLHGRTRADGYKGDAEYETIAAVKASVGIPVVANGDISSPEKARFVLDQTGADAVMIGRAAQGRPWICREIDHFLRTGTLLPAPYVDEVRTLMDEHLRAHYAFYGEFLGVRTARKHIGWYVKDLEGGEAFRQQMNLLESTEAQLLAVDQFFESQWKFGERLQYRLSESSESGLIDVIKPTATAA, encoded by the coding sequence GTGCAAATCGGCCCTTACATTCTGCGCAACAACGTTTTCGTCGCTCCCATGGCGGGCGTGACGGATCGGCCTTTCCGCCAGTTGTGCAAGCAATTGGGTGCCGGCTATGCCGTGTCGGAGATGGCGGCGTCGAATCCGCGCCTGTGGGCGACGGAAAAAAGCGCGCGCCGCACGGACCACGAAGGCGAAATGGAGCCGAAGGCCGTGCAGATCGCCGGTGCCGACCCGCAAGACCTGGCCGACTGCGCCAAGTTCAACGTGGACCGGGGCGCGCAGATCATCGACATCAACATGGGTTGCCCCGTGAAGAAGGTGTGCAACAGCTGGTGTGGTTCGGCCCTGTTGCAAAACGAAAGCCTGGTCGAAAAGATATTGCATGCCGTCGTCAATGCCGTTGACGTGCCCGTCACCCTGAAATTTCGCACGGGCTGGAACCGCGAAAACAAGAACGCCCTGAAAATTGCCCGCATCGCCGAGCAGGCCGGCATCCAGATGCTGACCCTGCACGGCCGCACGCGGGCCGATGGCTACAAGGGCGATGCCGAATATGAAACCATTGCCGCTGTGAAAGCATCGGTGGGCATTCCCGTGGTGGCCAATGGCGACATTAGCAGCCCGGAAAAGGCCCGCTTTGTGCTGGATCAAACGGGCGCCGATGCCGTCATGATCGGCCGCGCGGCGCAGGGTCGGCCGTGGATTTGCCGTGAAATCGACCATTTTTTGCGCACCGGCACCTTGCTGCCGGCGCCCTACGTGGATGAAGTGCGCACCCTGATGGATGAGCATTTGCGCGCCCATTACGCGTTTTATGGTGAATTCCTCGGCGTGCGCACGGCGCGCAAGCACATCGGCTGGTATGTCAAGGATCTGGAAGGCGGCGAAGCGTTCCGACAGCAAATGAACTTGCTGGAGTCGACGGAAGCGCAATTGCTGGCCGTGGATCAATTTTTTGAGTCGCAATGGAAATTTGGCGAACGGTTACAATACCGCCTCTCCGAATCCAGTGAAAGTGGCCTGATCGATGTGATCAAACCTACGGCCACGGCAGCATGA
- the ruvC gene encoding crossover junction endodeoxyribonuclease RuvC: protein MIILGIDPGLRTTGFGVIEKHGNKLRYIASGTVKTGSEGELPPRLKIILQGVSEIVGTYQPDCAAIEKVFVNVNPQSTLLLGQARGAAICALVHADLSVAEYTALQVKQAVTGHGKAAKEQVQEMVSRLLSLPGLPGTDAADALGVAICHANSIDALAMIGALAPQLQGLRMKRGRLVG from the coding sequence ATGATTATTCTTGGCATCGATCCTGGCCTGCGCACCACCGGCTTTGGGGTCATTGAAAAACACGGCAACAAGCTGCGCTATATCGCGTCGGGAACCGTCAAGACGGGTTCCGAAGGGGAATTGCCGCCGCGCCTGAAGATCATCCTGCAGGGCGTGAGCGAAATTGTCGGCACTTACCAGCCCGACTGTGCGGCCATCGAAAAAGTGTTTGTCAACGTCAACCCCCAATCGACCTTGCTGTTGGGCCAGGCGCGTGGCGCGGCCATTTGCGCGCTCGTCCATGCCGACTTGTCGGTGGCCGAATACACGGCGCTGCAAGTGAAACAAGCTGTCACGGGACATGGCAAGGCGGCCAAGGAGCAGGTGCAGGAAATGGTGTCGCGGCTGCTGTCCTTGCCCGGCTTGCCCGGCACGGATGCGGCCGATGCGCTGGGCGTGGCCATTTGCCACGCCAACAGCATCGATGCGCTGGCCATGATCGGCGCGCTGGCGCCCCAGCTGCAGGGTTTGCGCATGAAGCGCGGCCGCCTGGTCGGTTAG
- a CDS encoding helix-turn-helix domain-containing protein, giving the protein MSKESIQEVVQKSLEDYFNDLGEQQASNIYDMVVLTVEKPILEVVMTRADGNQSHAAQMLGINRNTLRKKLQEHGLL; this is encoded by the coding sequence ATGAGCAAAGAAAGCATTCAGGAAGTCGTACAGAAAAGTCTAGAAGATTACTTCAATGACCTGGGCGAACAGCAAGCATCGAATATCTATGACATGGTCGTGCTGACCGTGGAAAAGCCCATCCTGGAAGTCGTGATGACACGCGCCGATGGCAACCAGTCGCACGCCGCGCAGATGCTGGGCATCAACCGCAATACCCTGCGCAAGAAATTGCAGGAGCACGGTTTGCTGTAA
- the ruvA gene encoding Holliday junction branch migration protein RuvA, whose amino-acid sequence MIGRLSGILLEKNPPQLLVDCQGVGYEVDVPMSTFYNLPHVGEKVVLFTHQAIREDAHLLFGFGNAAERAVFRQLIKITGVGARMALSILSGMTIADLAQAITLQDSGRLVKVPGIGKKTAERLLLELKGKLGADIGAGGAHAAPDAKSDILNALVALGYSDKEALAAVKNVPAGSSVSDGIKLALKALSKG is encoded by the coding sequence ATGATAGGCCGTCTCTCCGGTATTTTGCTTGAAAAGAATCCGCCACAATTGCTGGTCGATTGCCAGGGTGTCGGCTATGAAGTCGACGTGCCGATGAGCACGTTTTACAACTTGCCCCACGTGGGCGAAAAAGTCGTGTTGTTCACGCATCAGGCCATCCGCGAAGATGCGCATTTGCTGTTTGGCTTCGGCAATGCGGCCGAGCGGGCTGTATTTCGCCAGTTGATCAAGATCACGGGTGTGGGCGCGCGCATGGCCTTGTCGATTCTCTCCGGCATGACGATTGCCGACCTGGCGCAGGCGATCACCTTGCAGGATTCGGGCCGCCTGGTCAAAGTGCCGGGCATCGGCAAGAAGACGGCGGAACGCTTACTGCTGGAATTGAAGGGCAAGCTGGGGGCCGATATCGGCGCCGGCGGCGCGCATGCGGCGCCGGATGCGAAATCGGACATTTTGAACGCGCTGGTGGCGCTTGGTTATTCGGACAAGGAAGCGCTGGCCGCCGTGAAAAACGTGCCGGCCGGCAGCAGTGTCTCGGACGGCATCAAACTGGCGCTGAAAGCGCTGTCGAAAGGCTGA
- a CDS encoding YaiI/YqxD family protein, which yields MQIWIDADACPVVIKEILYRVADRLELPLTLVANQGLRVPPSRFIRTVQVPSGADVADQEIVRLLNPGDLVITGDIPLAADVLAKGGFALNPRGEFYTKDNIAQQLTMRAFMEELRSGGVDTGGPAAFSQSDRQQFANSLDRHLSKHHRKPVAALRQT from the coding sequence ATGCAAATCTGGATCGACGCCGATGCCTGTCCCGTTGTCATCAAGGAAATCCTATACCGCGTGGCCGACCGCCTGGAGTTGCCGCTCACCCTGGTAGCCAACCAGGGCTTGCGCGTGCCGCCCTCGCGTTTTATCCGCACCGTGCAAGTGCCGTCCGGCGCCGACGTGGCCGACCAGGAAATCGTGCGCCTGCTCAATCCCGGCGACCTGGTCATCACGGGCGATATCCCGCTGGCCGCCGACGTGCTGGCCAAAGGCGGTTTTGCGCTCAATCCGCGCGGCGAGTTTTACACGAAGGACAATATCGCCCAGCAACTGACGATGCGCGCCTTCATGGAAGAATTGCGCAGCGGCGGCGTGGATACGGGCGGCCCGGCCGCCTTCAGCCAGTCCGACCGGCAGCAGTTTGCCAACAGCCTCGACAGGCACCTGAGCAAGCATCACCGCAAGCCCGTGGCGGCCTTGCGCCAGACGTAA
- the ruvB gene encoding Holliday junction branch migration DNA helicase RuvB — protein MSIQTDSFTEQRIIDAAPISHNEEAIERALRPKQLDEYVGQEKIRDQLEIFITAARQRKEALDHTLLFGPPGLGKTTLAHIIAREMGVNLRQTSGPVLERPGDLAAILTNLEANDVLFIDEIHRLSPVVEEILYPALEDYQIDIMIGEGPAARSVKLDLQPFTLVGATTRAGMLTNPLRDRFGIVARLEFYNTGELTKIVTRSAALLKAPIDPEGAHEIAQRARGTPRIANRLLRRVRDFAEVKSNGEITKVVADRALAMLDVDSAGFDVMDRKLLEAVLFKFGGGPVGIGNLAAAIGEAADTIEDVLEPYLIQQGFLQRTPRGRVATPAAYLHFGVSAPRMGPGGEAWEL, from the coding sequence ATGAGCATCCAGACCGACAGCTTCACGGAACAGCGCATCATCGACGCGGCCCCCATCTCGCATAACGAAGAGGCCATCGAGCGGGCCTTGCGCCCGAAGCAACTCGACGAGTATGTGGGACAGGAAAAGATCCGCGACCAGCTCGAGATCTTTATCACTGCCGCGCGCCAGCGCAAGGAAGCGCTCGACCATACTTTGCTGTTCGGCCCGCCAGGTCTGGGCAAGACGACCTTGGCGCACATCATTGCGCGCGAAATGGGCGTGAATTTGCGCCAGACGTCCGGCCCCGTGCTCGAGCGTCCGGGCGACCTGGCGGCGATCCTGACGAATCTGGAAGCGAACGACGTCCTGTTCATCGATGAAATCCACCGGTTGTCGCCTGTTGTCGAAGAAATTTTATATCCGGCGCTTGAGGATTATCAAATCGATATCATGATCGGCGAAGGCCCGGCCGCCCGTTCCGTGAAGCTCGATTTGCAACCGTTTACCCTGGTCGGCGCCACCACGCGCGCCGGCATGCTGACCAATCCGCTGCGTGACCGCTTCGGCATCGTGGCTCGCCTGGAGTTTTATAACACGGGCGAATTGACGAAGATCGTCACGCGCAGCGCCGCCTTGCTGAAGGCGCCGATCGACCCGGAAGGCGCGCACGAGATCGCCCAGCGTGCCCGCGGCACGCCCCGTATCGCCAACCGCTTGCTGCGCCGCGTGCGCGATTTCGCGGAAGTCAAAAGCAATGGCGAGATCACCAAGGTGGTGGCCGACCGCGCGCTGGCCATGCTCGACGTCGATTCCGCCGGCTTTGACGTGATGGACCGCAAGCTGCTCGAAGCCGTGCTGTTCAAGTTCGGCGGCGGCCCCGTCGGCATCGGCAACCTGGCGGCGGCCATCGGCGAAGCGGCCGATACCATCGAAGACGTGCTGGAACCGTATCTGATACAGCAAGGCTTTTTGCAGCGCACGCCCCGTGGCCGCGTCGCCACCCCGGCCGCCTATTTGCACTTTGGTGTCAGCGCGCCGCGCATGGGCCCCGGTGGCGAAGCGTGGGAACTGTGA